TCAGTATGTTAGTAGAGAGAAAGTGCTAGCTAAAGAATTCGATTGAACTAAATTCAATTGCACATCACCTGATTCGGCAGCATCATATACTTTTCGATCAGAATATCCTGCTGCACCTGGTCGGCCTGAGCAGAGATCATGTAACCGACCGCTTCATAAAACGTATGAACCTGTGAGAAACGACAAAGTTTACATTAATGATAAATCTAGATTTTCTAGCGTCACTGTGCTAATTAGCGGCAGTATCAACAAACCTGCTGTGGTTGAAGATCGCAGATGATGCTGCTCATCGTGGCCAGTATTTCTTCGATAAAGGTACAGGATTCATTTGGTTGTAGCTGCACAAAGTGCCTGCGGCATTTGAGCGCTATCTTGATAAAAGTATCACAGGCCATATCCTGTACACCATCGTGCGTTTCGTGCATGAACTCAAACAGTTTGTTCACGACTGTCTTGAGGAACTTCCAGTGAGCCCGCAAAAAGCGTGGATACTGTCCAACTACGTACATGATGTTAGACGCAATGATGGCCTTGTTATCTTTACCTGCAATGCGaaaaaattatgatttataaATCAGTCTTCCTAGAAAGATTATTAACCTTCCCTCGATACAAACCTTTCTTGTGCTCACAAAGTCCTAGCAGCTCCTTGATGACCGTGACGAGGAAACGCTTCTCATCATCCTCGAAGAATGCTCCCGAGATGGAACCTATCGCCCAGCAGAGAGTATTTAGGTTCTTCCACGAGAACTCGCTACCATTCACCTGGTTGTTCAGCTTGTCCGTCATGATGCGCTCCGTATCTGCATAGTCGAGATGCGTCAGGTAGACCAGTGTTTCGCGCATATTCTTGTACAGATTAATACTATTTGTGTCCTTCATGAACTCTCGCACGACTTCACCATTCTCGTTCTCCACTACCAACACTTCCTCCGGTTTGGCCATGCGCGAAATCATAATGTAGCGCACCTTCGACAGGATCTTATGGTAAAAAGTACGCCGCTGGCTGGAGGTGTGTGCCTCCTTGTACAATTCACCGGTCAAACTGTTCCAATACTCTAGgcatattttgaaaatttccacATCTTCAACCTCGGAGATCATCACCAGATAGTCTAGCGCCTTCAGGACCACTTCCATCGTGTCGCGCTTCTCGACCAGCGTCGCGTGTACTCGTAGGAATGTGCACAGGAACATGGCCAGGTTCTGCACGAAGCACTGCTCATCGTCCGACCCGTTCATGTAGATCTGGTTCATGTTCGTGTTTGGTGGAATCATCGTATCAAATTGTTCCATGGTCTGCTTGAATAAGGCAATGAACACGTGATCGTAGCTCGCCAGTTGTAGGCCCGCGATCTCCGACAGGCACATGATCGTAATGTTGCGGAACATCGGTATCGTCAGGAAGCGACACACCAGCATATCGATGAGCTTCGTCTCAAAGATATACCCGAGCGGAATCCAGTTGAGAAACTTTAGCAGCGTCTGCAGCGTCGCAGAGATGAGGGGTGCATTCAGTGAGTTTTCCAGCACGAACTGGCACAGAGTAAAGACTTGCGCAAACTCGGAGCACATCGTATCCTTCAGATGCTTTGCCTTCGTTTGCGTAATCTGGCCGGAACAGAAATCGAAAACCTCTTCGCTTAACAACTTCAAGATGATCATATTGTTCTGGCAcaacgtttcgttcgttttcgaAGCACCAACGATGTCACTGATGAACGTTTCCCAATTGTTTGGCCACTCGCGCTTCAGTATCTGCACCAGGATGATGTTCAACTTGTTCAGGTACACCTTGTTCGCTTCCATCATTGCGGGGTCCTGTGACGTTTTGATGATTAGCCCCACCACGTACTTCTTGATGCCTTCGCACTGGTTACGGGGCAGAATTTTCCAGCGCGTCTTGATCACTTCTTCCAGAATCTGCAGCGCGTAAAACTTCGTTTGCTGATTCTGTGAGAACTCCAATATGCTGTCGACACGTGTCCACGCATCCGGGTGTTCCTTCAATGTCGTCAAAACGGTTTGAGCAAGCCGCAACTGCTCGCCGGTGCTGTTGTACAGACATGATACGATGTTGTCCAGCAGGTCAATATCTAATTTTTTCGAAAAGTCCAATAGCTGGTTCGCCTCCTCGATGCGTATCATCGGAAGAGCCATCGTTACCGCTTTACCGTCGATTTCTTGCTGATTTTGCCGCGTTGATTCAATAATCTATTCCTAGCCAGCGACACCTACTGAATTTACTGGTTCCGTCGTTACAATTTCCTCCACTACTCAATGGTCCGCTCTTCAAACACTCCGTACACGCACAGCCACAAACATCAAACTCGCTTTCACTTCTATGTCCAAAAATTTGTTGCACACTTACAACACCACTTGGTGGCTTTATCAAATAAAAGGTTTGGGTGGGTACTTGATGGCTTTACGTTCTGTCTTTAAAACAGCCCAGTCCCGTGGAAAGGAAGTTGCAGCGGTTCTCTTTACGATATGCACTTAATATACTCGCTTTCACCCTATTTTCTTACACACTTGCTGTTTGCTGATCCCTCACACAAACCTGTCGTCGTTCGACAAGCAGAATTCCATTAGAGTTGTAGCAGCGTGcagaaatagaaaagaaaaaggtgaaataaaatagtaatCGATTAGTAGTGGTCAGGATTAGTTAAATTATCAATGTCTCATTCATATAACCGCTCTTTCGCTGTTTcgtaaaaagggaaagaacgCTCTctaacacaaatacacacattcCGTTCTACCTCTGCCTTCTCATCAACACGATGCTCACTTTCGCACTCACACATTCTCACACCAGTCGCGATTGTTGATTTGCTTGCTGTCGTCCTTGGTTACGCATTCATCCTTCCGCATTCAACAACCCCCGGCAGGAGATGATCAATCTATGGTTCCGATGACGGACGAgatggtggcggcggtggtaGTAG
This Anopheles marshallii chromosome 3, idAnoMarsDA_429_01, whole genome shotgun sequence DNA region includes the following protein-coding sequences:
- the LOC128711145 gene encoding exportin-1; protein product: MALPMIRIEEANQLLDFSKKLDIDLLDNIVSCLYNSTGEQLRLAQTVLTTLKEHPDAWTRVDSILEFSQNQQTKFYALQILEEVIKTRWKILPRNQCEGIKKYVVGLIIKTSQDPAMMEANKVYLNKLNIILVQILKREWPNNWETFISDIVGASKTNETLCQNNMIILKLLSEEVFDFCSGQITQTKAKHLKDTMCSEFAQVFTLCQFVLENSLNAPLISATLQTLLKFLNWIPLGYIFETKLIDMLVCRFLTIPMFRNITIMCLSEIAGLQLASYDHVFIALFKQTMEQFDTMIPPNTNMNQIYMNGSDDEQCFVQNLAMFLCTFLRVHATLVEKRDTMEVVLKALDYLVMISEVEDVEIFKICLEYWNSLTGELYKEAHTSSQRRTFYHKILSKVRYIMISRMAKPEEVLVVENENGEVVREFMKDTNSINLYKNMRETLVYLTHLDYADTERIMTDKLNNQVNGSEFSWKNLNTLCWAIGSISGAFFEDDEKRFLVTVIKELLGLCEHKKGKDNKAIIASNIMYVVGQYPRFLRAHWKFLKTVVNKLFEFMHETHDGVQDMACDTFIKIALKCRRHFVQLQPNESCTFIEEILATMSSIICDLQPQQVHTFYEAVGYMISAQADQVQQDILIEKYMMLPNQVWDDIISQATKNVDILKDMGAVKQLGSILKTNVRACKALGHSYVSQLGRIYLDMLNVYKIMSENITQAISLNGLSINNQPLIKAMHVVKKETLTLISEWVWKSNDAKMVMENFIPPLLEAVLFDYQRTKVPNAREPLVLSTMASIVNRLQAVITPEIPKIFDALFDCTLDMINKNFEDYPQHRTNFYELLQAVNMYCFKAFLSIPPEQFKLVFDSIVWAFKHTMRNVADTGLNILMQMLQNLEQHPQAAQSFYQTYYTDILMQIFSVVTDTSHTASLQNHATILAYMFSLVEAGRITVKLGPSDDNVLNIQEYVAMLLKSAFSHLTGNQIKIFVTGLFNLDQDVHAFKEHLRDFLIQIKEVTGEDDSDLYLEERENELKKIQEEKRRMLMTVPGMMNPHEMPEDMQDE